From the genome of Wolbachia endosymbiont (group B) of Parapoynx stratiotata, one region includes:
- the nuoK gene encoding NADH-quinone oxidoreductase subunit NuoK, with translation MEIGLNHFLIVAAILFTIGVCGIFINRKSIINILLSIEILLLAININLVAFSAFMNDIVGQIFVMFVLTVAAAESGVALAILVVYYRSRGNIDVEQANLMKE, from the coding sequence ATGGAAATAGGATTAAATCATTTTTTGATAGTTGCTGCTATTTTGTTCACTATTGGCGTGTGTGGTATTTTCATTAACCGTAAGAGCATAATCAATATACTGTTATCAATAGAAATATTATTGCTGGCGATTAACATCAATTTAGTTGCTTTTTCTGCCTTTATGAATGATATAGTTGGGCAAATTTTTGTGATGTTTGTGTTGACTGTTGCGGCAGCAGAGTCAGGAGTTGCGCTTGCAATATTGGTTGTATATTATAGAAGCCGTGGCAATATAGACGTTGAACAAGCAAATTTAATGAAAGAATGA
- the nuoL gene encoding NADH-quinone oxidoreductase subunit L, translating into MMDILKLIVFLPLFGSLFGAFFRKSQLVTTAGIGISAVLSWYVFLTFSENYHLSLFPLFSLSVLKVNWAISVDALSSLMLIVITTVSLVVHLYSIGYMEHDKGKSRFFSYLSLFTFCMIVLVVSDNFVQLFFGWEGVGLCSYLLIGFWFQKYSANNAAIKAFVVNRVGDFALLIGIFLIYYTFHSLNFTEVFDTTDLLGTQNIRAFCCEFKVTHIICILLFIGCMGKSAQLGLHVWLPDAMEGPTPVSALIHAATMVTAGIFLVAKCSPLFELSNVARELIVIVGALTAFFAATVAITQNDIKKIIAYSTCSQLGYMFMACGLSAYNVAIFHLMTHAFFKALLFLGAGNVIHAMHHEQNIQKMGNCWKKIPCTYALMWVGSLALSGIFPFAGFYSKDLIIEHAYSTDSFAFVISLVVAFFTAFYSWRLLLLVFHSQKQSKINIHEAPKIMLIPLLILAFGSVFSGIWGANILNITSNAFWKSSLVMIDEHGVHNFFIKLLPTLASLSGIALAYLIYQYQVIRQIKSKFLLKFLQNKWYFDEVYEFVIIAPIRFISRLLWKFDVKAIDSFGPNGVVRLVNECSKSSIKLQTGYIFDYAFIMFVTLIIGALYIIGMK; encoded by the coding sequence ATGATGGATATACTGAAATTAATAGTATTTCTGCCACTTTTTGGTTCATTGTTTGGAGCATTTTTTAGAAAAAGTCAGTTAGTTACAACGGCAGGGATTGGAATATCTGCAGTTTTATCTTGGTATGTTTTTCTCACCTTCTCTGAAAATTATCACTTGAGTTTATTTCCTCTATTTTCATTAAGTGTATTAAAAGTAAATTGGGCAATTAGTGTGGATGCTCTCTCATCCTTAATGCTTATTGTTATTACCACCGTTTCACTGGTAGTACATCTCTACTCTATCGGTTATATGGAGCATGATAAGGGGAAGTCGAGGTTTTTTTCTTACCTATCGCTATTTACGTTTTGCATGATTGTGCTGGTTGTAAGCGATAATTTCGTGCAGCTTTTTTTTGGCTGGGAAGGGGTTGGCCTATGTTCTTATTTACTCATAGGATTTTGGTTCCAAAAATATTCTGCAAATAATGCAGCAATTAAAGCATTTGTTGTGAATAGGGTAGGAGACTTTGCACTATTGATTGGAATCTTTCTTATTTATTATACATTTCACTCTTTGAATTTTACTGAAGTTTTTGACACAACTGATCTTCTTGGCACGCAGAACATTAGGGCATTCTGCTGTGAATTCAAAGTAACTCATATAATATGCATATTACTTTTTATTGGCTGTATGGGTAAATCTGCACAGCTTGGTTTACATGTTTGGTTGCCAGATGCAATGGAAGGGCCAACTCCTGTTTCTGCACTTATTCACGCAGCAACGATGGTAACAGCAGGTATATTTTTAGTAGCAAAGTGTTCTCCATTGTTTGAGTTATCAAATGTGGCACGAGAATTAATAGTTATCGTTGGAGCACTCACTGCTTTTTTTGCAGCCACCGTTGCAATTACTCAGAACGATATAAAGAAAATAATTGCTTATTCAACCTGCAGTCAACTTGGTTATATGTTCATGGCATGTGGGCTTTCTGCTTACAATGTTGCTATTTTTCATTTAATGACACACGCTTTTTTTAAAGCTCTACTATTTCTTGGTGCTGGCAATGTGATTCATGCAATGCATCATGAGCAAAACATTCAGAAAATGGGAAATTGCTGGAAGAAAATCCCTTGCACTTACGCTCTCATGTGGGTTGGATCTCTTGCGCTTTCTGGGATATTCCCATTTGCAGGTTTTTATTCAAAGGATTTGATAATTGAACATGCTTATAGCACGGATAGCTTTGCTTTTGTAATAAGCTTAGTTGTTGCATTCTTCACAGCGTTTTACTCTTGGAGGTTATTGCTTCTTGTGTTCCACAGCCAAAAACAAAGTAAAATTAATATACATGAGGCACCAAAGATTATGCTTATACCATTACTGATACTCGCTTTTGGATCAGTATTTTCTGGAATATGGGGAGCAAATATTTTAAACATAACTAGTAATGCGTTTTGGAAATCAAGTTTAGTGATGATTGATGAGCATGGAGTTCATAATTTCTTTATAAAACTACTGCCAACCTTAGCAAGCCTAAGTGGAATAGCACTTGCATACCTAATTTACCAATATCAAGTAATTAGGCAAATTAAGAGTAAATTTTTACTTAAGTTTTTGCAGAATAAATGGTACTTTGATGAGGTGTATGAGTTTGTTATAATTGCACCGATAAGGTTTATATCTAGGCTTCTATGGAAGTTTGATGTTAAGGCTATTGATTCATTTGGACCAAATGGTGTTGTAAGGTTGGTTAATGAATGTTCAAAAAGTTCTATAAAGTTACAAACTGGTTATATATTTGATTATGCATTTATTATGTTTGTTACTTTAATAATCGGTGCTTTATATATTATTGGAATGAAATAG